In Takifugu flavidus isolate HTHZ2018 chromosome 5, ASM371156v2, whole genome shotgun sequence, the following proteins share a genomic window:
- the rassf2a gene encoding ras association domain-containing protein 2a isoform X2 produces the protein MDEAHSGVPIGENKFISKAAVLSHLKTYNLYYEGQNLQLRHREEEGELIFEGLLNIFWGLRRPIRLQMQDDHERIRPPPSSTSWHSGCNLDSQGTDAQQVPQQSPPTVEVTPPDSHPEGNGVMEEQSEEDSETSAQLLRTKSDAGVLRRGQRRSPSDQRKIRRHRVSINGHFYNHKTAVFTPAYGSVTNVRINSCMTTPQVLRVLLNKFKIENSPDDFAIYLVHASGERVKLKRSDYPLALRVMQGPCEQVCKVFLMEEDLGEEVTYDVAQYIKFEMPVLQSFITKLKEEEDREVQKLQRKYTYLRCMIEKQLGCLPEGPTCR, from the exons ATGGATGAGGCACACTCTGGGGTTCCGATTGGCGAGAACAAGTTCATTAGCAA GGCAGCAGTCCTCTCGCACCTGAAGACATACAACCTCTATTATGAAGGGCAGAATCTTCAGCTCAGGCACAGAGAA GAAGAGGGGGAGCTGATCTTCGAGGGCTTGTTGAATATCTTCTGGGGTCTTCGACGACCAATCAGGCTTCAGATGCAGGACGACCACGAGCGTATCCGTCCACCGCCCTCCTCTACGTCCTGGCACTCGGGTTGTAATCTGGACAGTCAAGG CACCGATGCTCAGCAGGTGCCACAGCAGAGCCCCCCCACGGTGGAAGTGACACCACcggacagccacccagagggTAATGGTGTGATGGAGGAGCAGTCAGAAG AGGACAGCGAGACCTCTGCTCAACTTCTCAGGACAAAGAGTGATGCCGGGGTCTTACGACGGGGCCAGCGTCGCTCACCGAGTGACCAGAGGAAAATTCGACGCCATCGAGTCTCCATCAACGGGCATTTCTACAACCATAAG ACCGCCGTGTTTACTCCCGCCTACGGCTCGGTGACAAACGTGCGCATCAACAGCTGCATGACCACCCCTCAGGTGCTACGAGTCCTCCTCAACAAGTTTAAAATCGAAAACAGTCCCGATGATTTTGCAATCTACCTCGTTCATGCAAGTGGAG AGCGAGTAAAACTGAAGCGCAGCGACTATCCTCTGGCGCTGAGAGTCATGCAGGGTCCATGCGAGCAGGTCTGCAAGGTTTTCCTCATGGAAGAAGACCTCGGAGAAGAAGTGACATATGAT GTGGCGCAGTACATCAAGTTTGAGATGCCCGTCCTGCAGAGCTTTATCACCaaactgaaggaggaggaggacagagaggtccAAAAACTTCAGAGAAA gtaTACTTATCTGCGGTGTATGATTGAAAAACAGCTCGGTTGTCTTCCAGAGGGCCCAACGTGTAGGTGA
- the LOC130526445 gene encoding zinc finger protein 239-like isoform X3, which produces MSCSAIGCTNRHSKGSALQFFRFPLRDADRLKQWLRNVKRVNWIPSDASRLCSMHFVDNDFCMNEGQWADRDRNIRLDREQPSASLTKEEDEEICISPEGKRLALKQEPDASLLIPTSQGRGHLLLSHLSDEDETKDRKQTSVGDGTEAESMESLHKNETHSCNVAHSSNFLVFHTYSLPLSESFECQMCGKDFRSECRLNEHVIIHTEVKPFSCDTCGKSFRNSSSLSAHRRLHGGEEPHSCTACGMCFRRRSSLTVHTRVHAGEKPNSCKTCGEDFPFASTLNCHLRIHTRDKPNLCHIVL; this is translated from the exons ATGTCATGCTCAGCGATCGGCTGTACAAACAGACACTCCAAAGGGTCAGCGCTTCAATTTTTCAG ATTTCCTTTGCGAGATGCTGACAGGCTGAAACAGTGGTTGAGGAACGTCAAGAGAGTCAACTGGATTCCTTCTGATGCATCACGTCTTTGCAGTATGCACTTTGTGGACAACGATTTCTGCATGAATGAAGGG CAGTGGGCTGACCGGGACCGAAACATCCGTCTTGACCGGGAGCAGCCAAGCGCTTCGCTGACtaaagaggaggacgaggaaatCTGCATCAGTCCAGAGGGAAAGCGGCTAGCACTGAAGCAGGAACCTGATGCATCGCTCTTGATTCCTACCAGTCAGGGACGTGgccacctgctcctgtctcacctctctgatgaagatgagacGAAAGACCGGAAGCAGACGAGCGTGGGCGATGGAACAGAGGCAGAATCTATGGAGAGCCTTCACAAGAACGAAACCCACAGCTGCAACGTTGCGCACAGCTCCAACTTTTTAGTCTTCCACACTTACTCGCTCCCCTTATCGGAGTCTTTTGAATGTCAAATGTGTGGAAAGGACTTCAGGTCAGAGTGCAGACTGAACGAACACGTGATCATTCACACAGAGGTGAAACCCTTTAGTTGTGACACCTGCGGAAAAAGCTTTAGGAACTCCTCGTCTCTGAGCGCACACCGGAGGCTCCACGGTGGGGAGGAACCGCACTCTTGCACAGCCTGTGGGATGTGTTTCAGGCGCCGATCTAGCTTGACGGTCCACACGAGAGTGCACGCAGGGGAGAAACCAAATTCCTGCAAAACCTGTGGGGAAGATTTCCCATTCGCGAGCACCCTGAACTGTCACTTAAGAATCCACACGCGCGACAAGCCAAATCTGTGCCACATAGTTCTCTAA
- the mrps36 gene encoding 28S ribosomal protein S36, mitochondrial has product MGSKVSSKMAAPTARVLQVVRPHAPLIKFPNRNDVAKPNAQEALKALAVSFSPNNTVDLPSAPPPRSQPRAPLTPLPGTPDTLVSVQLLTSRYRRRPLALEEMEYIQRGGPE; this is encoded by the exons ATGGGGAGTAAAGTCAGCTCCAAAATGGCTGCTCCCACCGCCAGAGTTCTCCAG gttgtTCGGCCTCATGCTCCACTCATCAAGTTTCCAAATCGAAACGACGTCGCAAAGCCTAATG CCCAGGAGGCATTGAAGGCATTAGCCGTTAGCTTCTCCCCGAACAACACAGTAGATTTAccttcagctccacctccacgtTCACAACCTCGTGCACCTTTGACTCCACTTCCCGGAACGCCAGACACGCTGGTCTCTGTTCAGCTGCTGACCTCAAGGTACCGCAGGAGACCGCTGGCGCTGGAGGAAATGGAATACATTCAG CGCGGTGGACCGGAGTGA
- the rassf2a gene encoding ras association domain-containing protein 2a isoform X1 yields MRGRSRNEAEEHDCSVTCGYGSGTSSRTTHKPLPCSPRMDEAHSGVPIGENKFISKAAVLSHLKTYNLYYEGQNLQLRHREEEGELIFEGLLNIFWGLRRPIRLQMQDDHERIRPPPSSTSWHSGCNLDSQGTDAQQVPQQSPPTVEVTPPDSHPEGNGVMEEQSEEDSETSAQLLRTKSDAGVLRRGQRRSPSDQRKIRRHRVSINGHFYNHKTAVFTPAYGSVTNVRINSCMTTPQVLRVLLNKFKIENSPDDFAIYLVHASGERVKLKRSDYPLALRVMQGPCEQVCKVFLMEEDLGEEVTYDVAQYIKFEMPVLQSFITKLKEEEDREVQKLQRKYTYLRCMIEKQLGCLPEGPTCR; encoded by the exons ATGAGAGGAAGAAGTCGGAATGAGGCAGAGGAGCATGACTGCAGCGTAACTTGTGGCTATGGCTCAGGGACCAGCTCAAGGACTACACACAAG CCCCTCCCATGCTCACCAAGGATGGATGAGGCACACTCTGGGGTTCCGATTGGCGAGAACAAGTTCATTAGCAA GGCAGCAGTCCTCTCGCACCTGAAGACATACAACCTCTATTATGAAGGGCAGAATCTTCAGCTCAGGCACAGAGAA GAAGAGGGGGAGCTGATCTTCGAGGGCTTGTTGAATATCTTCTGGGGTCTTCGACGACCAATCAGGCTTCAGATGCAGGACGACCACGAGCGTATCCGTCCACCGCCCTCCTCTACGTCCTGGCACTCGGGTTGTAATCTGGACAGTCAAGG CACCGATGCTCAGCAGGTGCCACAGCAGAGCCCCCCCACGGTGGAAGTGACACCACcggacagccacccagagggTAATGGTGTGATGGAGGAGCAGTCAGAAG AGGACAGCGAGACCTCTGCTCAACTTCTCAGGACAAAGAGTGATGCCGGGGTCTTACGACGGGGCCAGCGTCGCTCACCGAGTGACCAGAGGAAAATTCGACGCCATCGAGTCTCCATCAACGGGCATTTCTACAACCATAAG ACCGCCGTGTTTACTCCCGCCTACGGCTCGGTGACAAACGTGCGCATCAACAGCTGCATGACCACCCCTCAGGTGCTACGAGTCCTCCTCAACAAGTTTAAAATCGAAAACAGTCCCGATGATTTTGCAATCTACCTCGTTCATGCAAGTGGAG AGCGAGTAAAACTGAAGCGCAGCGACTATCCTCTGGCGCTGAGAGTCATGCAGGGTCCATGCGAGCAGGTCTGCAAGGTTTTCCTCATGGAAGAAGACCTCGGAGAAGAAGTGACATATGAT GTGGCGCAGTACATCAAGTTTGAGATGCCCGTCCTGCAGAGCTTTATCACCaaactgaaggaggaggaggacagagaggtccAAAAACTTCAGAGAAA gtaTACTTATCTGCGGTGTATGATTGAAAAACAGCTCGGTTGTCTTCCAGAGGGCCCAACGTGTAGGTGA
- the LOC130526444 gene encoding betaine--homocysteine S-methyltransferase 1-like produces MAPGKKGILERLNAGQVVIGDGGFVFALEKRGYVKAGPWTPEATKEHPEAVRQLHREFLRAGANVMQTFTFYASDDKLENRGNKLTYTGAQINEAACDLAREVANEGDALVAGGVSQTPSYLSCKSEKEVKDIFKRQLDVFVKKNVDFLIAEYFEHVEEAVWAVEVLKATGKPVAASLCIGPKGDMHGVSPAECAVRLVKAGAQIVGVNCHFDPMTCVEAVKMMKEGVEKAGLKAHYMVQPLAFHTPDCNCQGFIDLPEFPFGLEPRILTRWDMHKYAREAYNAGIRYIGGCCGFEPYHIRALAEELSPERGCLPVGSEKHGSWGAGLEMHTKPWVRARARRDYWENLKPASGRPLCASLSAPDSWGVTKGDTALMQQKEATTKDQLKQLFDRTKSH; encoded by the exons ATGGCACCAGGAAAGAAG GGAATTTTGGAGCGTCTCAACGCAGGCCAGGTTGTGATCGGCGATGGAGGGTTCGTGTTTGCTCTGGAGAAGAGAGGCTACGTGAAGGCCGGTCCCTGGACCCCAGAAGCCACAAAGGAACATCCCGAAGCAG TGCGGCAGCTGCACAGGGAGTTCCTGAGGGCGGGGGCCAACGTCATGCAGACCTTCACCTTCTACGCCAGCGATGACAAGCTGGAGAACAGGGGCAACAAACTCACCTACACT GGAGCTCAGATCAACGAGGCCGCCTGCGATCTGGCCCGGGAGGTTGCCAATGAGGGCGACGCCCTGGTTGCTGGGGGAGTGTCTCAGACCCCATCTTACCTGAGCTGTAAGAGTGAGAAAGAAGTGAAGGACATCTTCAAGAGACAACTGGATGTGTTTGTGAAGAAGAACGTGGACTTCCTGATCGCTGAG TACTTTGAGCATGTTGAAGAGGCCGTGTGGGCTGTGGAGGTGTTGAAGGCGACAGGAAAGCCTGTTGCCGCTTCTCTGTGCATTGGACCCAAGGGAGACATGCACGGCGTGTCCCCAGCAGAGTGCGCCGTCAGGCTGGTCAAAGCTG GTGCCCAGATCGTTGGAGTCAACTGCCACTTTGACCCCATGACCTGCGTGGAAGCTGTCAAGATGATGAAAGAGGGAGTGGAGAAGGCCGGGCTCAAGGCTCACTACATGGTGCAGCCCCTGGCCTTCCACACCCCCGACTGCAACTGTCAGGGATTCATCGATCTGCCAGAATTTCCTTTTG GTTTGGAGCCCAGGATCCTGACCCGCTGGGACATGCACAAGTATGCCAGAGAGGCCTACAACGCTGGGATCAGATACATTGGAGGCTGCTGTGGATTTGAGCCTTATCACATCAGAGCTTTGGCAGAGGAGCTGAGCCCTGAGAGAGGCTGCCTCCCAGTCGGATCAGAGAAACACGGCAGCTGGGGTGCTGGTCTGGAAATGCACACCAAGCCCTGGGTCAGAGCCAG AGCCCGTCGTGACTACTGGGAGAACCTGAAGCCAGCCTCTGGCCGGCCCCTGTGCGCCTCCCTGTCTGCTCCCGATAGCTGGGGTGTCACAAAAGGTGACACTGCCCTCATGCAGCAGAAAGAAGCAACCACAAAGGACCAACTGAAGCAGCTGTTCGACCGCACCAAGAGCCACTAA
- the LOC130525311 gene encoding transcription factor SOX-4-like encodes MMKLSLLSLLSLSLLLFHAHFSLGRKSGGTSGKGSSSNKSSSSNNEKTKTSSNAGNRNNQGFVSESGSPKQQGDNAPGGGGYGHGGYGGGFGGRGGHGYGVYGRPGYGGHGFHGRGGYKPGDGAYRGSYGGGYYDYGGRYINQNPNNEILSPHYVNSFGDGGRGGRRGSAFYDKVKVMGRSPSHESKGFGHTAARAASGGVVAKMAVDYGLGRFPRPPFQFQSPEEEYYYNHYMYRTYGVKSTDANDYSRDYFYSQPLESYERHMNTCMKNIELLPEENQQKSNKPALYTPSSPVLAPNNDTDNNTAADNSSTSTTPNHPNQPEAKPPSPTAQIPSESTADRDSDTVSIVEIGYPALIEQIKLRKCLERYMVYSEKYLEMRGGAQRLETGSQMVLVGVTSTLLMLMNSSLLH; translated from the coding sequence ATGATGAAGCTCAGTTTGTTGTCCCTTCTCAGCTTGTCACTTCTTCTGTTTCATGCCCATTTTTCACTTGGACGAAAAAGTGGAGGCACCTCTGGGAAAGGCTCTAGCTCCAATAAGTCCTCCTCATCCAACAATGAGAAAACCAAAACTAGCAGTAATGCAGGCAACAGAAACAATCAAGGCTTCGTCTCTGAGAGTGGATCCCCCAAGCAGCAGGGAGACAACGCTCCTGGTGGAGGAGGTTATGGCCATGGAGGTTATGGAGGAGGTTTTGGTGGCCGTGGTGGTCATGGTTATGGTGTTTATGGTCGTCCAGGTTATGGTGGTCATGGTTTTCATGGTCGTGGAGGTTATAAACCAGGAGATGGAGCCTACAGAGGCAGTTATGGGGGAGGGTATTATGATTATGGAGGTAGATACATCAACCAGAACCCAAACAACGAAATTCTTAGCCCTCATTATGTTAACAGTTTTGGTGATGGAGGCCGTGGTGGTCGACGTGGCTCTGCGTTTTATGACAAAGTTAAAGTCATGGGCAGATCTCCATCCCATGAATCCAAAGGGTTTGGCCACACTGCAGCAAGGGCAGCGAGCGGAGGGGTTGTGGCAAAAATGGCTGTAGACTACGGGCTGGGAAGGTTCCCACGCCCTCCCTTCCAGTTTCAAAGCCCCGAGGAAGAGTATTACTACAACCACTACATGTACAGGACCTACGGGGTCAAGTCTACTGATGCCAACGACTACAGCAGAGATTATTTTTACAGTCAACCCCTGGAAAGCTATGAAAGACACATGAACACCTGCATGAAGAATATAGAGCTTCTGCCTGAAGAAAACCAACAGAAAAGCAACAAACCAGCCTTATATACGCCTTCCAGTCCCGTTTTAGCTCCAAATAATGACACAGACAACAACACTGCAGCAGACAACTCCTCAACCTCCACAACTCCCAACCATCCAAATCAACCTGAAGCCAAGCCGCCGTCCCCGACTGCTCAGATTCCCAGTGAGTCCACTGCAGACCGTGACAGTGACACAGTCAGCATTGTGGAGATTGGCTATCCAGCACTTATTGAGCAAATAAAGCTCAGGAAATGCTTGGAGAGGTACATGGTTTACTCTGAGAAGTACTTGGAAATGAGGGGAGGGGCGCAGAGACTGGAAACAGGATCTCAGATGGTTTTAGTGGGGGTCACCAGTACTCTTCTGATGCTAATGAATAGCAGCTTGCTGCACTGA
- the pdxp gene encoding pyridoxal phosphate phosphatase codes for MAGAFGLKGCQKIRGPQIRNLLATKDFILFDCDGVIWNGETAITGAVAVVNSLIRRGKNVVFVTNNSTRPRENYVHKFCRLGFTDVMLEQIFSSSYCSALYLRDVVKVCGQVFVIGCDGLRRELQEAGIPCVEETDEPNATIFDCALAPDVKAVLVGHDDKMTFLKLAKASCYLRDPDCLFLATDTDPWHPLSSGRILPGSGSLTAALEVASGRKATVIGKPSRFMFECISSQFSGVDPAQCLMIGDRLQTDMLFGSNCGLDTVLTLTGVSQMEEAQEYSNSELTSDRSLVPDYVVDTIADFLLAFDELEEQSN; via the exons ATGGCCGGCGCCTTTGGACTCAAAGGCTGCCAGAAAATTCGAGGTCCGCAGATCAGAAATCTGCTTGCGACGAAGGACTTCATCCTCTTCGACTGCGACGGGGTGATATGGAACGGCGAGACGGCGATAACGGGCGCCGTGGCGGTGGTCAACTCGCTGATCCGACGTGGCAAAAACGTGGTGTTCGTCACCAACAACTCCACCAGGCCCCGGGAGAATTACGTGCACAAGTTCTGCCGCCTGGGCTTCACCGACGTGATGCTGGAGCAGATCTTCAGCTCGTCTTACTGCTCGGCTCTCTACCTGAGAGACGTGGTCAAGGTCTGCGGGCAGGTGTTCGTCATCGGCTGCGACGGGCTGCgcagggagctgcaggaggcggGCATCCCCTGCGTGGAGGAGACGGACGAACCCAACGCCACCATCTTTGACTGCGCCCTGGCTCCGGACGTCAAAGCGGTGCTGGTGGGACACGATGACAAAATGACTTTTCTCAAACTGGCCAAAGCTTCGTGCTACCTGAGGGACCCGGACTGTCTGTTCCTGGCCACAGACACTGACCCCTGGCACCCTCTGTCAAGCGGAAGGATTTTGCCAG GTTCTGGCTCCCTCACCGCCGCCCTGGAAGTGGCCTCAGGTCGCAAGGCCACGGTGATCGGCAAACCCAGCCGCTTCATGTTCGAGTGCATCTCCAGCCAGTTCAGCGGGGTCGACCCGGCCCAGTGCCTGATGATCGGGGACCGCCTACAGACCGACATGCTGTTTGGGTCCAACTGCGGCCTGGACACCGTGCTGACCCTCACCGGCGTGTCTCAGATGGAGGAGGCCCAGGAGTACAGCAACAGCGAGCTGACCTCTGACCGCAGTCTGGTGCCCGACTATGTGGTGGACACCATCGCCGACTTCTTACTCGCTTTCGACGAACTGGAGGAGCAGAGTAACTGA
- the LOC130526445 gene encoding zinc finger protein 558-like isoform X1, giving the protein MSCSAIGCTNRHSKGSALQFFRFPLRDADRLKQWLRNVKRVNWIPSDASRLCSMHFVDNDFCMNEGGQRRLKHTAVPTIFNTPPHLFIKLAIKRSLCGVVDMSDSSLSPHLLPDRGHSAGLPSVEPHTAMTLKSMMFVSDQQWADRDRNIRLDREQPSASLTKEEDEEICISPEGKRLALKQEPDASLLIPTSQGRGHLLLSHLSDEDETKDRKQTSVGDGTEAESMESLHKNETHSCNVAHSSNFLVFHTYSLPLSESFECQMCGKDFRSECRLNEHVIIHTEVKPFSCDTCGKSFRNSSSLSAHRRLHGGEEPHSCTACGMCFRRRSSLTVHTRVHAGEKPNSCKTCGEDFPFASTLNCHLRIHTRDKPNLCHIVL; this is encoded by the exons ATGTCATGCTCAGCGATCGGCTGTACAAACAGACACTCCAAAGGGTCAGCGCTTCAATTTTTCAG ATTTCCTTTGCGAGATGCTGACAGGCTGAAACAGTGGTTGAGGAACGTCAAGAGAGTCAACTGGATTCCTTCTGATGCATCACGTCTTTGCAGTATGCACTTTGTGGACAACGATTTCTGCATGAATGAAGGG GGCCAGAGAAGGCTGAAACACACTGCTGTTCCTACCATTTTTAACACCCCgccacatttattcatcaagCTGGCGATCAAAAGGAGTTTGTGTGGGGTTGTTGACATGAGCGACAGTTCGCTCTCCCCGCATCTGCTACCTGACAGAGGTCACAGTGCTGGCCTCCCTTCTGTGGAACCTCACACTGCCATGACTCTGAAGAGCATGATGTTTGTCTCTGACCAGCAGTGGGCTGACCGGGACCGAAACATCCGTCTTGACCGGGAGCAGCCAAGCGCTTCGCTGACtaaagaggaggacgaggaaatCTGCATCAGTCCAGAGGGAAAGCGGCTAGCACTGAAGCAGGAACCTGATGCATCGCTCTTGATTCCTACCAGTCAGGGACGTGgccacctgctcctgtctcacctctctgatgaagatgagacGAAAGACCGGAAGCAGACGAGCGTGGGCGATGGAACAGAGGCAGAATCTATGGAGAGCCTTCACAAGAACGAAACCCACAGCTGCAACGTTGCGCACAGCTCCAACTTTTTAGTCTTCCACACTTACTCGCTCCCCTTATCGGAGTCTTTTGAATGTCAAATGTGTGGAAAGGACTTCAGGTCAGAGTGCAGACTGAACGAACACGTGATCATTCACACAGAGGTGAAACCCTTTAGTTGTGACACCTGCGGAAAAAGCTTTAGGAACTCCTCGTCTCTGAGCGCACACCGGAGGCTCCACGGTGGGGAGGAACCGCACTCTTGCACAGCCTGTGGGATGTGTTTCAGGCGCCGATCTAGCTTGACGGTCCACACGAGAGTGCACGCAGGGGAGAAACCAAATTCCTGCAAAACCTGTGGGGAAGATTTCCCATTCGCGAGCACCCTGAACTGTCACTTAAGAATCCACACGCGCGACAAGCCAAATCTGTGCCACATAGTTCTCTAA
- the LOC130526445 gene encoding zinc finger protein 558-like isoform X2, which yields MLSDRLYKQTLQRVSASIFQGQRRLKHTAVPTIFNTPPHLFIKLAIKRSLCGVVDMSDSSLSPHLLPDRGHSAGLPSVEPHTAMTLKSMMFVSDQQWADRDRNIRLDREQPSASLTKEEDEEICISPEGKRLALKQEPDASLLIPTSQGRGHLLLSHLSDEDETKDRKQTSVGDGTEAESMESLHKNETHSCNVAHSSNFLVFHTYSLPLSESFECQMCGKDFRSECRLNEHVIIHTEVKPFSCDTCGKSFRNSSSLSAHRRLHGGEEPHSCTACGMCFRRRSSLTVHTRVHAGEKPNSCKTCGEDFPFASTLNCHLRIHTRDKPNLCHIVL from the exons ATGCTCAGCGATCGGCTGTACAAACAGACACTCCAAAGGGTCAGCGCTTCAATTTTTCAG GGCCAGAGAAGGCTGAAACACACTGCTGTTCCTACCATTTTTAACACCCCgccacatttattcatcaagCTGGCGATCAAAAGGAGTTTGTGTGGGGTTGTTGACATGAGCGACAGTTCGCTCTCCCCGCATCTGCTACCTGACAGAGGTCACAGTGCTGGCCTCCCTTCTGTGGAACCTCACACTGCCATGACTCTGAAGAGCATGATGTTTGTCTCTGACCAGCAGTGGGCTGACCGGGACCGAAACATCCGTCTTGACCGGGAGCAGCCAAGCGCTTCGCTGACtaaagaggaggacgaggaaatCTGCATCAGTCCAGAGGGAAAGCGGCTAGCACTGAAGCAGGAACCTGATGCATCGCTCTTGATTCCTACCAGTCAGGGACGTGgccacctgctcctgtctcacctctctgatgaagatgagacGAAAGACCGGAAGCAGACGAGCGTGGGCGATGGAACAGAGGCAGAATCTATGGAGAGCCTTCACAAGAACGAAACCCACAGCTGCAACGTTGCGCACAGCTCCAACTTTTTAGTCTTCCACACTTACTCGCTCCCCTTATCGGAGTCTTTTGAATGTCAAATGTGTGGAAAGGACTTCAGGTCAGAGTGCAGACTGAACGAACACGTGATCATTCACACAGAGGTGAAACCCTTTAGTTGTGACACCTGCGGAAAAAGCTTTAGGAACTCCTCGTCTCTGAGCGCACACCGGAGGCTCCACGGTGGGGAGGAACCGCACTCTTGCACAGCCTGTGGGATGTGTTTCAGGCGCCGATCTAGCTTGACGGTCCACACGAGAGTGCACGCAGGGGAGAAACCAAATTCCTGCAAAACCTGTGGGGAAGATTTCCCATTCGCGAGCACCCTGAACTGTCACTTAAGAATCCACACGCGCGACAAGCCAAATCTGTGCCACATAGTTCTCTAA
- the prnpa gene encoding LOW QUALITY PROTEIN: prion protein a (The sequence of the model RefSeq protein was modified relative to this genomic sequence to represent the inferred CDS: deleted 2 bases in 1 codon) has product MSSQQKLPLTLTLCLLLLASLLPSSEARRGGGGFGRGGGGRSWGRSQGQSRGWGGGGAGQAYRPVQSSNPSAGKVAGAAAAGALGGAMIGSALSRPGYGYGGYGGYGMGYGGYGGYGGGYGGGYGRGYGYPRGGYSNEPEGSGDMEYYYSGASSSPAYSSIIIITSLMALLMGHWVASI; this is encoded by the exons ATGTCGTCCCAGCAGAAACTGCCCCTCACGCTGAccctctgcctgctgctccttGCCTCACTGCTGCCCAGCTCTGAGGCGCGGCGTGGTGGCGGTGGCTTCGGCCGGGGCGGAGGAGGACGAAGTTGGGGTCGGAGCCAGGGCCAGAGCCGTGGctggggcggcggcggcgccggccaGGCCTATAGGCCCGTCCAGAGCAGCAACCCCAGTGCAGGGAAGGTAGCC GGGGCGGCTGCAGCCGGAGCCCTAGGAGGGGCAATGATAGGGTCTGCACTCAGCCGTCCTGGGTACGGGTACGGTGGTTATGGAGGGTACGGGATGGGCTATGGAGGCTATGGAGGCTATGGAGGGGGCTACGGAGGGGGCTATGGAAGGGGTTACGGCTATCCACGAGGAGGATACTCCAATGAGCCAGAGGGTTCGGGAGACATGGAGTACTACTACAGCGGCGCGTCCAGCAGCCCTGCctacagcagcatcatcatcatcacctccctGATGGCCTTGCTCATGGGCCACTGGGTGGCCAGCATTTAG